In Caldilineales bacterium, the genomic stretch GACAGCGAGACGAGCAAGACCGTGCGCCAGGGGGCCGAGGAAGGCGCGGGGGTGGGGGCGGGCGCCGGCGCCAGGCGAGGGTCGGGTGTGATGGGGTGGGCCAGCAACCCCAGGCTGGCGCGCAGCGCCTGGGCGAACTGAATGGCGTTTTGGTGGCGATGGCCGGGATCCAGGTGCATCGCCCGCTGGATGACGGCATCGACGGCTCTGGGCAGGGTGGGGTTGGTCTGAGAGGGCGGGCGGCATTGGCCGTTGATGATCTGAGCGCCAATTTCGGAGCGGCTGCCCTGGAAGGCTGGCTGGCCGGTCAGCAGTTCGTAGCAGGTCACACCCAGGGCATAGATATCGGTGCGAGAATCCAACTTGCCGGCGCGAACCTGTTCGGGGGCCATATAGCGCGGGGTGCCCAGCGGGATGCCCGGCAGGGTCAAGCGCGCCTCCCCCAGCACAAGGGCCAGACCGAAGTCGCAGAGCACGGCGCGGCGGCCATCGCGGCTAATCAGGATGTTGGAGGGCTTGAGGTCGCGATGCACGACCCCCCGGCTGTGGGCGTGGTTCACAGCCAGGGCGATCTGATCCATGATCTGCGCCACAAAACGGACATCGAGCGGCCTCCCGTCCGCCAGCCACTTGTCGAGGGAGAGGCCATCGACATACTCCAACACCAGGTAGGGGATACCATCGATATCGCCAGCGGAGAAGACGCGATTGATGTACGGATGCTGGAGATGGTAAAGCGCCCGCGCCGAGCGCTTGAAGCGCCGGATGGCGTC encodes the following:
- a CDS encoding serine/threonine protein kinase — encoded protein: MPTPPSFPSSIDRYQIQGLAGQGGMARVFRAWDPKHGRYVAIKMMNPEMRQDIDAIRRFKRSARALYHLQHPYINRVFSAGDIDGIPYLVLEYVDGLSLDKWLADGRPLDVRFVAQIMDQIALAVNHAHSRGVVHRDLKPSNILISRDGRRAVLCDFGLALVLGEARLTLPGIPLGTPRYMAPEQVRAGKLDSRTDIYALGVTCYELLTGQPAFQGSRSEIGAQIINGQCRPPSQTNPTLPRAVDAVIQRAMHLDPGHRHQNAIQFAQALRASLGLLAHPITPDPRLAPAPAPTPAPSSAPWRTVLLVSLSVVIIVLALIAFYLLVSGNLPV